The sequence CGGAGGCGAAGATTTTGCGCTGTTTGACCGCCCCTTTCTGGGCGGCATCATCACGGCCGGCACATTGCCGGCATTCGGCATTTCTTTCAGCAGCAAATTTTACGACTATCCAGATCTTGTCGCCTTTGCGTACACCAACCTTTGGATCGCAATCAACGCGATCGTCGTGCTGCCGCTGCTCCACATTGTCGACCGATTCAGCCGAGGGCGCACGGCCTTCGTAGTCAGCCTGCTTCTGTTGGCTTGTCCCTTCCTGGTGTTCAACAGCATCGGGCTCTGGTCGAAGCTTCTGGCGCTGGCACTGATGTGCCTGGCCGGCACCTCGGCATTGCGCCGCAACTGGATTGGCGCTTGCCTTATCAGCAGCGTGGCATTCTTTACCCATGGCTCCTTCCTATGGGCCCACATTTCCTTCTGCGGGGTAATTTTCTTCACCTTGATCGTCGAAAGTCTAGGCTCTCGGCGCTGGATGTGGCGGCAAATTTTTTCGGTGCTAATCCTCTCCGTGGCCGTTCCTGCAATTTGGTTTACTGCAGAGCATCTATCGGGCGGCGCAACGCCTCTTCGCACCTACTACCTCTACAATGTTCATGTTGCCTACGGCCTCCACCACAGCGCGGAAGCCATCGCTCGCGAGTTCTATGCCTCTACAAATGCGACAAATCTAGTCAATCTTCCGTGGATCAACGTGGCCAAGGGCGTGCTGCCGATCGAGGTGCTTGACCTGGTCATCAACTACCGCCTCATCGATGACGCTACTGGGTGGCGGGCATTGGGCGACGCGCTCTTTCGCAATCAATTTATGCGCGCTTGGTTTGCGCTTGGTTTGGTAGGGGGACTGGTCACGTGGCGAGGACTGTTCAGCCACAGCAGCTCGCGCTGGGTACCCCGCCTTGCCTTTATCGCGTTCTTCCTGCTGCCACTGATCCCGGGCCTAGGCCTGTATCGCCGTGATGACCACTTCCTCTTGCCGATCATGATGTTTGCGATTATCCCGGTGCTCATCTCCTTCTGCATCGGACTGGAATCCGTAAAGCCTCGCAGCTTGATCCTCCTCGCCTTGGTGATGCTTTGCGAGTACATGATGATCTACTTCTGGCGCTATCCCGTTGGCCGTTTCGTGGGCGAGTTCCACGCCTATTACGTCGCGGCGGCCGTCTTGGGCATGATCGGAGTGGGCAGCTGCATTGTCTCGCAACGCCCTCGATGGCTTCCCATACCCGGCGCTGCACAGGAGGTAAGCCGATGAACCGACTGCGCTCACTTACACCCAACGCATGCGTTGCTGCAGCTATCGGCCTGATCATGGTTTGTGCATTCATCGCGCCCCGACTCGTCTATCGGACAAGTCATGACGGAGGTTTTGTCGAAGGCGGTCAGAAGATCAACCTAAGTCGCTGGACGCGTATCTCGGCCAATCGCAATGGCGGAGCCCTCCCCGCTATCAACCGCCCGGACAATGATCCTCCGACGCATTTTGAGTCCTGGATCAATGCAGGCCAGTGGATCCGCTTTGACCACGTCCCGGTCACCCGGCGCAGCCGATTCACTGCGGAAGTCAGAGTTCATCCGGAATGGCCACGGGATCGAGCTACGCCGGTGTCCTTCAATGTAATCGCTCGGGCGAAGGGCCAACCGGAGCTGGTAGCGCACGTAGTGCCCGAAGTGAGCGTGCAGACGGAGTGGACCCGGCTCGAGCTGGACCTCGCCCCCCTGGCGGGACAGGAGGTACGGATCCAGCTGGCGCCAAGTGCCGACCAAGACGTCTGGACGCTCATGCGCGACCCCCGAATCGAGCTTAGTCCAGCCAAGCAGGAGCCCTGAATTGATTGCGCCTGCTTAGCGCGAGAAGCTCCGCCATTCCTCGACCACTTCCAGAATTTGCCGCGCTCTTACCTGATAGGTATGGTCCTGCACTGTCCGACGTTGGGCCGCTGCAGCAAGGTCGAGGCACCTATCCGAGTCGGTTAGCACTTCATCCATCAATTGAGCAAACTCGGCTGCGGAGTTGTAGAGCAGAATCTCTTTGCCTGGACGGTAGTAGTCCGCAATCTCCAGGCTTTCAACGAAGAAGGCTTGGGTTGTGCCAGCCATGGCCGCTTCAAACGTACGCGGACCCGGAGTTGACGGTTCCAGCTTGAACCGATCATTGGCGTAGTGGAAATCCCGCCCCATGTTGAGCGTCACCCGAGCGCGCGCATAGTGATCGGACAACTGATCGTTGGGCAAGCGTTGATTGCTGCAGAACGGAAGGTCCGCCGGCCAGCCGTCACCCATGATCACCGCATCATGCGACTGCAGTGTTCTACGAAGATCGCCCAGCAGCCGCTTGCGGTTGGAGAAAGCGACGCCACAGAAGAAGATGCTGATGTCCTTGGCCGCAGTAATCTCACGCCAATGGGCGCGGTGACTTGCCGCCAGCGGTAGATGGCGGGCGAACGGATGCGAATAGTGCTCGGCACACCATCGGTCATTGCTGAACACGATATCCGCGACAGCACTGATCTTGTAGTTGTAGTCGAACTCGTAGGGGTCATCGTGGAGCCAGAACACCATTGGTGCGCCGTGCTGCGTACAGTAGCGACGCAGTCGAGCGTACTCCGCATCGTCCGGCATGCAGGACCCGAAGCAAACGACCAGATTCGGCTGGAACTGCTCCGCTCGCTCCGCAGCGAATTCCAGCGGGGACGAGATCGCCCGCGTCACGCCATCAAGCAGTGAGAAGCCCTCCGTTACATAGTCACGGAGCACAGCGTTGCGATTCTGATTGTCAGGCGACGCGCCACTGACAAGCACCCTCATTCCGACCGTGCTCATTGACGCCCCCCGCCCACACGGCGCATGACTTCCTGAAGTATTCTCACAATTGTGTTCCTGATGCCATTCTTCCTGTAGTACCAAAGGGCCTTCCGCATGACTCCCACGGGAAGCACAACCGTCGGCCCGTGGCCATCGTCGGAAACGCTGCTCGCTTGGGGCCGGATTACCCAATTGGGTTCGACAAGCAGAATGCCCAGATCACGGATCGTGTTGCCACGAATCGGCGTGTGGGTCCGTTGCGTGAATCGCTCTTTCGGAAGGAGCTCATTGTATAGATCGGAAACCCAGAGCATGTGCTCGTCATGATGTGGGCGGGTGGCACTGATAACGCGACTGCGTATGGACTCCAACCCACTGCGATCCGCTATGACCTCTCGAATCAGGTGCACCATCGCCCCCGCTTCGCTCACAGGGATGGTGTAGCCGTTCTCGCCATCGAACACGCGTTCGCCGAGTGCACCGATGTCAGAAACAATCGGAACGAGCCCTGCCGCCCAAGATTCGGAAAGGCTGATGCAATACGTCTCAGGCCAGATCGAGAAATGGATGGACATGTCATGCCCAGCCAGTATCTGCTTCAATGTCCCCGGCTTGTAAGAGCCGTGTTGCTTCAGGTTGGGGATATCCAGGATGCGCAGGATGTTCTGATACTCCTCCGGCACCGGACCTACGATGGTGATTTCTACGTCGTCATGGCGCAACTGGTTGAAGACGTGAATGAGCTCGTTCCCGCCTTTGTTCCGAGTGAAGTTGCCCGGAACGGCTATACGCAACTTTGTAGTGGCCTCCCGCTGCATTGGGACATCCGCCATCTCGTCGTCTTTGGGCATCGGCACCGCATTGACGCGGATGCGGTCTGAATCCAGCAGTGCAGGGTACATTCGACGATAGAGATCGGCCACACCATCGGTGTTGGCATGAAGGACGTCAATGCTCTCCAACACCCGGCTGAAGAAAGCCCGGCGCCTGGCTTGGCTGCCGGCGGCCCCGCCGCCACATGCATTCAGACAGACATCGCACGTCTCGATGGGCAGCGACGGAATATCGCAATACACGCCGCGATAGTCCAACAGGTTGAAACGCGAACACACAGCATGATAGTCGTGCAGACTGAGTATCGAACGCAGTCCGAGCGACGATGGCAAAAGGCCCAACGAGGGAGGATGACCTATGAGATGCTGGAAATGTACAAGCTCGATCCCGTGGCGGTACAGCAGCTCGGAAAATGCAGATTCCCGACGCGGACAGGTCAATGCGGCTTCATCCAGTCCGTCATCGAACTGTACGGCGTCGATCACTTCCATCGATCCGTCATGCAGTACATAACGGCTTCCCATACTGCCTACGCTGCGGTCAGGCGTGTAGAACAGGAACTCAAAAGTGTCCCCAAGTGCCGTTCGAACGGAGTCCTGATAAACCTCTACGCCGCCATACGGAGGCACGCCCAGTATGTTGTGGGACACAACCAGCACCTTGCGACGCGAACTGCTTGCCGCAGCCAGGCTCCGCACAGCAGGCTGGGGCAACGCAGCTACCCGGCCCAGCAGCTCCCGCACACGGTGCAAGTACAAGTGTCGCTCAAGGGTGACCTGCTGCGCAGACCGCGCGATAGCCAGACGCTCCTCTGGATTACCAAGGTAGTGACGCAACTTGGCAATGCAGTCAGCGGGGCCATCAAACCCGACAAAATCTCGACCTTCCTGATAGAAATCCTGAACACGGATCTCCGGAATCGACGTGTCCACCAGCTGAAAACCGCCCGCCAGCGCAACTTCGAAGAAGCGTGGCCCGGGGGTGTGAGCCACCGGATCATTGCCCGAGGATGAAAATGCACGGTGCAGCGTCAGCACTGAACGGCTGCGATTGGCGAACTTCGCGAACTCGGTGTTCGGAGTGCGCCAGTCATACGCGCTCGGGTCCATCTTCAACTTTGGAGCAGGAATGTACGGATTGGCAGGCAGCGCGAGCTTAAGGTTGATCTCCGGGATCGCGGTCTGTAGGCGCGCCAGAAAATCCGATCGGTTTGGCCAGGCAGTACCCGCAAAGAAGAGATCGTACAGATAGTGGTCCTGATCCACTTCCGGAACGGCGTGGAAATGGAAGCGGGGATCTGCGGCGAGCGGCAGCGATACACCCTTATCCCCGTAGCCGGCAACGCTTCCCGAATCGTTGGTGAAGACCAGATCGAAGAGATCGGAGTTACCTACGTTGACACTGCGCTCGTACGGATCTTCGGTCACCCACAGCACGCTGCGACCACACACCTGCGCCACGCGCTCGATGATCGGTCGGTCAAGCTCCTCCCCGTCAAAGGCGATGAGCAGATTGCAGTTGTGACGCGACGCGTCCTGTACAGCAGTCAGGTAGTCGGATCGGATCACGCATTCGACGCCCTCCACTTCCGACAACGCCCGAACCATACCCAGACAAATGTAGTGGTTCGGATTGCTCTTCTTTGTATCAATTACTAGTACGCGCCAGGGATTCATCTAGGGAGACATCCAAGTCAATCAAACATTCGGCGCATGCGCCGGAAAGGGCCCATCAAACGCCAGCTCAGGGATGCGCGCATTTGCGCCAGGTCGCCCTCTACTGCGCGCAGCTCGGCATTAAGTTTATCGCTTTCTACACCTTTTTCACGCAGGCGATCCTGACTGCTTGCGAGTTCCTCGCTGAGCTGCTCGCGCACTCGATCCCTGCTCCGTGCCAGATCCTCGCCAAGCTCCTGACGCAGGCGATCTTGGCAATGCGTCAGCTCCTCACCAAGTTCTCGACGGAGTCGCTCCTGACTCTGCGCGAGCTGTTGGCTCAGTTGCTCGCTAAGCTGCTCGTTGAGCTGCTGCACAGTGCCCACGTTTCCGGCAGCCGACAGCAGCTCCTGATTGTGCGCATGAAGGTTCTGATAGTCTGCGGTGACCCGTTCCAAGTCTGCATGAACCTTGTTTACCTGGTCGCGCAACCGGACGGCCTCTTGTTCCACTCCTTGGCGCGTCGCCTCACCTTCATGCAGCAACTGATGTAGCCGACCCTGCTCACGGGCAAGCGTTCCAATATCCACATTTGCCGTGATCAGTTTTCCAAGCTGATCGAATAGACGATTGACCAACACGGCCTCGCCATTCACTGCGTTACGCTCGCACAAATCCAACAGTGCTTGAGGCTGCTCCGGCCCTACAAGTAGGACACCCAACCCATGCGCATGGGTGAATGCAAAGGAAGGATACTGGCTACGAATTTCGTCCCAATACTTCCAGACACCAAAACCCCGCTCCCGGACATTGATGTCATGAAACAGCACCACGGCGCGCTTGGACAGCTTCGCTTGCCACGTCTCAAAATCGCCGCGCACGGCCTCGTAGGTGTGCAATCCGTCGATGTGAAGAACGTCAACAGCGCCGTCATCGAAGTATGTGACAGCCTCTTCGAAACGCATGCGCATCAGACGGGAGAAATCGGCGTAGTTGCGCTGGTGATAGTCAAGAAGAGGCAAGAACACTTCGTCGCCGTACTCTCCCGCATGCTCGTCACCTTCCCACGTATCCACCGCATAGCAGAGCGTAGGCGCCGCGCACTCCTGGATAGCTTGGCAGAACGCCAAGTACGAGGCACCGCGATGTGTGCCCAGCTCAACCAGGACTCCCGGACGCACCTCTTCCACCAGCCAGGCAGCGAATGGAATGTGCCCCACCCACGCACTCTCGGGCACGTTGCGTGGCTGCATGAACATTGAATTATTTATGGCGAAGCTGATCATGGTGCTCTCGATGATTTTTTCGGGCGAGGAATGTTCGCTAGAGCCAGATAATTCGTCAGCGGGATGAAAATCGCTGAACGAAAGAGTCCACGCTAGCGCCGCAAAGTTCGCCCTGGTGAGCGTGAATGTCCTCAATGGGCCAATCCCACCAGCGGATACGAAGAAGCGCGTCAACCTGCTCGGGTGAGAAGCGCATCTTCACCTGAGTTGCTGGATTCCCGGTCACCACTGCGTATGGAGCTACGTCTCGAGTGACCACAGCGCGCGCACCGATGATTGCACCATCGCCAACTGTGACACCGGAGATAATCGTCGCGCCGTGCCCGATCCAGACGTCGTTGCCAATACGAGTAGGTCCTTTGCTCGCCGGGTGCCCGTCGCGACCTGCCATCGCGTCGCCAAAAGCGATACGCAATGGGAACGTCGTCACCCAGTCGCTTCGATGCTCGCCCCCACCGAAGATCACCACGTCGTCGGCTATGGAGCAAAAAGCGCCGATACTCACGGACTCGTCATCGCTCCACACTTTGAACTGAGGGTTTCCATATGTGAAGCGACCCACCGTCACTCGCGGGTCCTGACTGATCAGCGGGGCGATCTGACTGGTGTAGTCATTCATACCCTCTCCTCCACTACCTGCATCTGCACGCGATCGAATGGAATACCGACAAGCCCATACCGAAGTGTCGGTGACGATACTTTCAGAATTACCGCATCGTGGAGCCAGTGGTGCTGGGTGTTCGCTATCGGGTCGCCTTCAGCAATCGAGACGGTCATCGAGTAGTCACCATTAGGCAGCAGGGGGAGATGGAACTCGAACTCCGCCTGCAGCTTCTGTCCCGCCGTAAGCTCCATGGGTGGTTGCACGTGGGTGTAAGTGTGTTCGCCGAATAGCGACTGGCCGAGGCTGTCTTTGACGAAGAAGCCAAGGATTGGACTGGTCATGTCACGGTTCACCTGCGCCTCTATCCGCAAAAGCACGCGCTCGCCACCATAGAAATATGGTTTGGATGGATTGTCCATATTGGTGAGCGTCACGCGCTCCACGCTTGCGTCGCCCGATTTCCAGCCATCGGAATGAGCAATGTTGTCGAACATCTCCAGGGTGATGTCCTCCACGGCCTTCATCGGCTCGCGCGTCAGCACTCCCGCGCCAGCAGCTGCATCTCGGCGATCCAATGCCTGCAACTTGATCTCGTCGCCGTAGCTTTCCTGCGCGCAATATTCAATGTAAGCCTGCGTAGTCTGCTGCGCGGTGTCATGCATCCGCATCACGCCTTTGTCGAGCCAGATCGCAGATTGACAGAAGCTAAGCACGGAACTGGTGTCGTGACTTACGAACAGCAGCGTTCCGCGCTCGCGGAATGAGCGCAGGAACCGCATGCACTTCTGCACGAACACTGCGTCCCCGACTGCCAGCGCTTCGTCGATGACAAGAATATCGGCATCAACGTGAGCGATCACGGCAAACGCCAGTCGAACATACATGCCGCTAGAGTAGACCTTGACGGGTTGTTCAACGAAATCGCCGATGTCCGCGAAAGCCACGATACGATCGAAACGCTCTACCACTTGCTCATGGGTAAGCCCGAGAATGGCCGCACTCATGAACACGTTTTCGCGCCCGGTGAACTCGGGATTGAAACCCGCACCCAGCTCCAACAAAGCGGCAACCCGCCCTTTGACCTTGATCTCACCAGAACTAGGAGAGAGCGTGCCGCAGATCATCTGCAGCAGCGTCGATTTGCCCGACCCGTTGCGACCGATGATTCCGACTGTGTCGCCTTTCCGGACTTCGAACGACACGTCCTGCAGCGCCCAGAATTCCTTGAAGTAGCTGCGAGGCTGAAGGCCCACCGCGCGGCGCGCGCGCGGCATGATCGCCTGCTTCACCCGGTCATGGGGCTTGTCGTAGACCTGGTAACACTTTGAAACACCGGAGACTTGGATTGCCAATTCCGACATGGATGAGCCTCTAATTCAGTTTCATGTAGCGAGAACTACGGTCAGACGACGTCGGCGAATCCGCGACGAACAAGCTGGAACCAGTAGTAGCCCAGATAGGCGAGTACCACGCTCACGATGAGGTACTTGAGTAGCGACATCCAGTCAGGAGCGACGCCCCAAATCAGGACGCTGCGCGACTGCTCGATCATGAAGGTGAGCGGATTCAGATATATAAGCTTCTGCATGCTGGGCGGCAACGACGAGACCGGATAGAGCGCGGGGCTCATGAACAGCAGCACTGTGGCCAGCAAGCCGGTAATCTGGCCGATGTCACGATAGTAGACACCCAGAGCAGCGAAGAACCACGTCACACCAGCTGATACCAGCACAAGCGGAAACACCACAAGCGGGAAGTACAGCGCAGTCAGCGGCAGCCTTCCGAGCAGCAGGTACTGCGCGATCAGCAGTACGGTCAAGGTGATCAGCATATGGAAGAATGCCGATGCGACTGCAGACCATGTCAGGATCTCCAGCGGAAACACGACCTTCTTGACGTAACTGGCATTACCCAGCACCAGCGCGGGAGCCTTGCTAATGCACTCGGATAGGAATCCATGCACCATGATGCCGGCGAACAGGATGATCGCGAACTCGGCGCGGCTACCTTCTACCGAACCAGCCCAGCGCGCATTGAACACATAAGAGAAGACAAACGTATAGACCGCGAGCATCAGCAGCGGATTGAAGAATGACCATGCCAGCCCGGCAATGGAGCCTCGATAGCGACCCAAAACCTCGCGCTTGGCCAGCTGGTAAATCAGCTTTCTGTGTTGGACCAGGCTGCTCACAGCAGAGAATGCAGACAAAGGATTACGCATGGACGGTCGACCCCGTGCCGCTGAGCAGCGCCCCTTCCAGATCCACCTGCAGATCCCCCAGCTCCTCCACGCCCACGCTCAACCGCACCAGCGCATCGCTGATGCCCAGCTGCTCACGGCGTTCAACCGGAATGGACGCATGCGTCATCACCGCCGGATGGTTCACCAGGCTCTCCACCCCACCCAGCGACTCAGCCAAGGTGAACAGCTCGGTCTTCTCGCAGAACCGCTTGGCCGCCTCGAACCCGCCCTTCAGCACGATCGAGACGATGCCGCCGTAGCCGTTCATCTGGCGCGTGGCCAGTTCATGCTGCGGATGGCTCGGCAGACCGGGGTAGATCACCTTCTCAACCGCCGGGTGCTTCTCCAGCCACTGGGCCAGGGCCAGCGCGTTGGCGCAGTGGGCCTTCATGCGCAGCGGCAGGGTCTTCAGGCCACGCAGGGCCAGGAAGCTGTCGAACGGGCCCTGCACGCCACCAATGGAGTTCTGCAGGAAGGCCATCTGTTCGGCCAGTTCGGCGTTGTCGCCTACCACGACCATGCCACCGACCATGTCCGAGTGGCCATTGAGGTACTTGGTGGCCGAGTGCAGCACCAGGTCCGCACCCAGCTCCAGCGGGCGCTGCAGCATCGGCGAAGCAAACGTGTTGTCCACCACCACGATCAGGCCATGGCGCTTGGCGATGGCAGCGACTGCGGCGATATCCACGATCTTCAGCATCGGGTTGGTCGGGGTTTCAATCCAGACCATCTTCGTCTGCGGCGTGATCGCCGCCTCGAACGCGGCCAGGTCGGTCAGGTCGACGAAGCCGAACTGCAGGCCGGCGGTGCGCTTGCGCACGCGTTCGAACAGACGGAAGGTGCCGCCATAGATGTCGTCCATCGCCACCACATGGCTGCCGGCATCCAGCAGTTCCATCACGGTGGAGGTGGCGGCCATGCCGGAGGCGAACGCGTAACCGCGGGTGCCGCCTTCCAGCGAGGCCACGCAGCGCTCGTAGGCGAAGCGGGTCGGGTTGTGGGTACGCGAGTACTCGAAGCCCTGGTGCTCGCCCGGGCTGGACTGGGCATAGGTGGAGGTCGCGTAGATCGGCGGCATCACCGCGCCGGTGCTCGGGTCGGGCGACTGCCCGCCGTGGATGGCCAGGGTGGCCAGAGCAAGCGAGCGGGTGCTGTGCCCGGAGGATGCAGGGTCGGACATTGAAGTTCCCAAGGATAGGAAGCCCCAATGGGGCTCCCACTAAAAGGAGCGAAAGTCTATCAGCGCCAGCTTAATCGATCGTTGACTGTGATAAACGCGCTTTGTGCTCGGATAATCGGCTATCAGGCCGTTATTGCACCCGACGGCGCAGATAATTCAGCAGGTCGATCCGGGTAATCAGGCCGAGGAAGGTGCCGCCATCCATGATGATGGCCACCTGGCCCCGGTCGAACACCGGCAGCAGGGCTTCAATCGGCGACTTCACGTCCAGCCGGTCCAGCTTGCTGACCATGGCGGTGGCGACCTTGTCGCGGAAGCGCGACTCGTCCCCGTACACATGCAGCAGCACGTCGCTTTCATCCACGATGCCGACCAGCTGGTCGCCGTCCATCACCGGCAGTTGCGAGACGTCGTACAGCTTCATGCGCTGGTAAGCGGTGGTCAGCAGGTCGTTCGGGCCGATCACCACAGTGTCGCGCTGGCCGTACGGGCGCAGGATCAGGTCGCGCAGGTCGCCGGTCTGCGGGCGCTCCAGGAAGCCGTTGTCCAGCATCCAGTAGTCGTTGTACATCTTGGACAGGTACTTGTTACCGGTGTCGGGCACCAGCACCAGCACCTTTTTCGGGGTGGTCTGCTCTTTGCAGTACTTCAGCGCGGCCGCCAGCAGGGTGCCGGTGGACGAGCCGCCGAGCACGCCTTCCTTGCCCAGCAGCTCGCGCGCGGTATGGAAGCTTTCGGCGTCGGTGATGGCGTAGGCCTTGGTGACCCGGGTGAAGTCGGCAATCGACGGCAGGAAGTCCTCGCCGATGCCTTCGACCAGCCAGCTGCCCGACTTGTCGTTCAGGTTGCCGTCGTTGATGTACTCGGCCAGGATCGAGCCGACCGGGTCGGCCAGGACCAGCTCGGTCTTCGGCGAAAGCTTGGCGAAGGCGCGCGACAGGCCGGTCATGGTGCCGGAGCTGCCGCAGCCGAACACGATGGCGTCCAGGTCGCCGTCCATCTGCGCCAGGATCTCCGGACCGGTGCCGAACTCGTGCGCGGCCGGGTTGTCCGGGTTGCCGAACTGGTTGATGAAGTACGCGCCGGGGGTTTCCTCGGCCACGCGCTGGGCCATGTCCTGGTAGTACTCGGGGTGGCCCTTGGCCACGTCCGAACGGGTCAGGCGGACTTCGGCACCCATCGCCTTGAGGTTGAAGATCTTCTCGCGGCTCATCTTGTCCGGCACCACCAGGATGAGCTTGTAGCCCTTCTGCTGGGCGACCAGGGCCAGGCCGAGGCCGGTGTTGCCGGCGGTGCCTTCCACCAGCGTCGCACCCGGCTTGAGATCGCCGCGCTTTTCAGCGGCCTCGATCATGGAAAGGCCGATGCGGTCCTTGATGGAGCCCCCGGGATTGGCGCTTTCGAGCTTCAGGTACAGCTCGCAGACACCGGTATCCAGGCGCTGGGCCTTGACGATCGGGGTCTTGCCAATGAGTTCGAGCACGGAGGAGTGGATTGCCATCGGGTCACATCGATTCGCGCCGCAGGGCGGCCGGACCCCCGATTATCCGACAGAAGGTAGAGACACGCCATGCGTGTCCAGCGGATTTGTCCCCCCAAAAGAGCGACGCGGACGGTGCCCGTCGACGAGGAGACGGACACCGCCCGCGGCGGTTGGGTGTCAGGCGCCGGCCGTGGGCCGGCCGGCCACCTGGTGGCGCCGACCCGGGGTCGGCGCGGGGGAAACATCAATGCACAGGGGAGGAAGACTCGTACATTCGAAGCAGTTGTTGCTTGGCCAGCAGCTTCTCACGCTTCATCTGTCCCAGGGTGACATCGTCGACCCCAAGTACGCCCAACGAGGCATCCATACACTTCTTGTTCAACTTTCGATGCTGGTCGTAGAGCTTCTTGAACTGCGGGTCCGCACTGAGGCGGGCGTCGATTTCACTCTGGGGCTGATCTTCAAACATGATGAACCTCCTATCGCGTCTACAGCACAAACAAGAACGCCCCGGCCGGTGAGGCACGGGGCGTGTCTTCGGGAGGAGCACCGGCGTCAACCGCGACCGCAGGCGAACCCATGCGCCCAGCCCGGCCATTCCGGACTGCAGACTGCTCTGGTTCGTGCCCTCGGTACATCGGCCCGGTCCTCCAATCGTCCGGGTCGCGGAAGGCAACCCGGACAATCGACCCTACGCCTGCCCAAGGGCAGGTTCAAGGGTTTCGTTTGAAATCGCTGGCGGTGCCCAGTCGGGGTTCAGGCTGAACACGAGGAACAACGAAAAAGTAACGAAAACAACGGGTTGAAACCGTCAGGGGGCGATGATGACCTCGGCCGAACGGGCCTTGGTAGCGGCCGCCTTCTTGCCCGCCACCTGGAAGCGACTGGTGCTGACGCCGGCCCCGACCAGTGCGTCGCGCAGGGCTTCGGCGCGCTGCTGCCCTACTCCGGGGGCGGCGTCGTAGGCCTCGATCCGGACACGGCCCTTCTTGCCGATGTTCAGGTACTCGGCCAGTGCCTTGGCTTGGCCCTTGGCGCCCCCGGACAGCGTGCCCTTGCCGCTGGAGAAGGCGTCGCCGGGGAAGGTGAAGACTTCGCCGCGGCTGTCGAACTTCGAGCCCGGCAGCTTGTTGCCCGAGACCAGCTCGGCTTCCTCGCGGGCCAGCTTGGCCGCGTTCTGCTGGGCGGCACTGAGGCGGGCGGTCTGCTTGCCGGCCACGCTGGTCAGCGCGGTTTCGGCGTCCTGGCGGGCCAGCGCTTCGGATTCGGCGGCCAGGCGCAGGCGTTCGGACTCCTCGGCCTGGATCTGGGCCTGCACGCGCAGGCGTTCGCTTTCCTGCCGGGCGCGCTGGGCGTCGCGGCGGCTGGCTTCGATCAGCAGGTCGCTGCGGGTGCGCTCGAGCTGGGCCAGTTCGCGCTGGGCC is a genomic window of Stenotrophomonas bentonitica containing:
- a CDS encoding cystathionine gamma-synthase produces the protein MSDPASSGHSTRSLALATLAIHGGQSPDPSTGAVMPPIYATSTYAQSSPGEHQGFEYSRTHNPTRFAYERCVASLEGGTRGYAFASGMAATSTVMELLDAGSHVVAMDDIYGGTFRLFERVRKRTAGLQFGFVDLTDLAAFEAAITPQTKMVWIETPTNPMLKIVDIAAVAAIAKRHGLIVVVDNTFASPMLQRPLELGADLVLHSATKYLNGHSDMVGGMVVVGDNAELAEQMAFLQNSIGGVQGPFDSFLALRGLKTLPLRMKAHCANALALAQWLEKHPAVEKVIYPGLPSHPQHELATRQMNGYGGIVSIVLKGGFEAAKRFCEKTELFTLAESLGGVESLVNHPAVMTHASIPVERREQLGISDALVRLSVGVEELGDLQVDLEGALLSGTGSTVHA
- a CDS encoding pyridoxal-phosphate dependent enzyme — its product is MAIHSSVLELIGKTPIVKAQRLDTGVCELYLKLESANPGGSIKDRIGLSMIEAAEKRGDLKPGATLVEGTAGNTGLGLALVAQQKGYKLILVVPDKMSREKIFNLKAMGAEVRLTRSDVAKGHPEYYQDMAQRVAEETPGAYFINQFGNPDNPAAHEFGTGPEILAQMDGDLDAIVFGCGSSGTMTGLSRAFAKLSPKTELVLADPVGSILAEYINDGNLNDKSGSWLVEGIGEDFLPSIADFTRVTKAYAITDAESFHTARELLGKEGVLGGSSTGTLLAAALKYCKEQTTPKKVLVLVPDTGNKYLSKMYNDYWMLDNGFLERPQTGDLRDLILRPYGQRDTVVIGPNDLLTTAYQRMKLYDVSQLPVMDGDQLVGIVDESDVLLHVYGDESRFRDKVATAMVSKLDRLDVKSPIEALLPVFDRGQVAIIMDGGTFLGLITRIDLLNYLRRRVQ
- a CDS encoding YdcH family protein — protein: MFEDQPQSEIDARLSADPQFKKLYDQHRKLNKKCMDASLGVLGVDDVTLGQMKREKLLAKQQLLRMYESSSPVH
- a CDS encoding ABC transporter permease encodes the protein MSSLVQHRKLIYQLAKREVLGRYRGSIAGLAWSFFNPLLMLAVYTFVFSYVFNARWAGSVEGSRAEFAIILFAGIMVHGFLSECISKAPALVLGNASYVKKVVFPLEILTWSAVASAFFHMLITLTVLLIAQYLLLGRLPLTALYFPLVVFPLVLVSAGVTWFFAALGVYYRDIGQITGLLATVLLFMSPALYPVSSLPPSMQKLIYLNPLTFMIEQSRSVLIWGVAPDWMSLLKYLIVSVVLAYLGYYWFQLVRRGFADVV